One window of the Dreissena polymorpha isolate Duluth1 chromosome 5, UMN_Dpol_1.0, whole genome shotgun sequence genome contains the following:
- the LOC127880653 gene encoding 60S ribosomal protein L22-like, with product MAPVKAVKKPGKTAGSGKGKKKKLVVKYVLDCTHPVEDGIMDVTSFEKFLNERIKVEGKTNNMGNNVSLERSKSKITLNSDIPFSKRYLKYLTKKYLKKNNLRDWLRVVATTKDTYELRYFQINNEEEEEEDGDE from the exons AAGGCTGTGAAGAAGCCAGGCAAGACGGCTGGAAGTGGCAAAGGCAAGAAAAAGAAGCTGGTGGTCAAGTATGTTCTGGACTGCACCCACCCCGTGGAGGATGGCATCATGGATGTCACCAGCTTT GAGAAGTTCCTAAATGAGCGCATCAAGGTTGAGGGTAAAACCAACAACATGGGCAACAATGTTTCCCTCGAGAGGAGCAAATCCAAGATCACCCTCAACTCAGACATACCTTTTTCAAAGAG ATACCTGAAGTACCTGACCAAGAAGTACCTGAAGAAGAACAACCTGCGAGACTGGCTGCGTGTGGTGGCCACTACCAAGGACACATACGAGCTGCGCTACTTCCAGATCAACAatgaggaagaggaggaggaggatggagATGAATAG